A genomic region of Leptotrichia massiliensis contains the following coding sequences:
- the rfbA gene encoding glucose-1-phosphate thymidylyltransferase RfbA: MKGIVLAGGSGTRLYPLTKSISKQILPVYDKPMIYYPLSVLMLANIKNILIISTPRDILLFENLLGDGKQLGINIEYKIQNEPNGIAECFLIGEDFIDCDNVTLILGDNIFYGNGFSKILEEAIDYFENSKKTELNNNGAMIFGYPVKNPSDYGVVEFDKHGNVISLQEKPQIAKSNFAIPGLYFYDNTVIKKAKTLKPSKRKELEITSINELYLIEEKLKVKTLGRGMSWFDTGTPKGLLEASNFVEAIQNRQGFYIACLEEIAYTKGWIDKEMLVKIINKLKNCNYKKYLESLLKK; this comes from the coding sequence ATGAAGGGAATTGTTTTAGCTGGAGGTTCTGGCACAAGACTTTATCCATTGACAAAATCTATTTCCAAACAAATATTGCCAGTTTATGATAAGCCTATGATTTATTATCCTTTATCTGTACTTATGCTTGCAAATATAAAGAATATTTTAATAATTTCCACACCAAGAGATATCTTGTTATTCGAAAATCTTCTTGGAGATGGAAAGCAATTAGGAATAAATATTGAATATAAAATTCAAAATGAGCCAAATGGAATTGCGGAATGTTTTTTGATAGGAGAAGACTTTATTGATTGTGATAATGTTACATTGATTTTGGGAGATAACATATTTTATGGAAATGGATTTTCAAAAATTCTTGAAGAAGCGATTGATTACTTTGAAAATTCTAAAAAAACAGAATTAAATAATAATGGTGCAATGATATTTGGTTATCCAGTGAAAAATCCCAGTGATTATGGTGTTGTTGAATTTGATAAACACGGAAATGTCATTTCTTTACAAGAAAAACCGCAAATAGCTAAATCAAATTTTGCAATCCCAGGACTGTATTTTTATGATAATACAGTTATAAAAAAAGCTAAGACATTAAAGCCATCAAAACGTAAAGAGCTAGAAATAACATCAATTAATGAACTTTATTTGATTGAAGAAAAATTAAAAGTAAAAACTCTCGGACGTGGGATGAGTTGGTTTGACACAGGTACACCAAAAGGTTTGTTAGAGGCTTCAAATTTTGTAGAAGCAATTCAAAATAGACAAGGCTTTTATATTGCCTGTCTTGAAGAAATTGCCTATACAAAAGGCTGGATAGACAAAGAAATGCTTGTTAAAATAATAAATAAGTTAAAAAATTGTAATTATAAAAAATATTTAGAAAGTTTATTAAAAAAATAA
- a CDS encoding exopolysaccharide biosynthesis polyprenyl glycosylphosphotransferase: protein MKLNKDIRIRILYIFILYMIYSLLLDKYDYVVKYLTNFIFILFIFVKFVFGQLDFYAERFRLKDVFINLGIDSIFSVMLYAFWKRFDVFYMFGLIFVFQVIFRKIICSIYMKKQNVLIFGSNHIDNNIQEDIINTLDYNYIGYISNNKTRATKYLIGKYDEMESIIVKNNVDILVIVKDIKSPDFKKYSKRIFDLKINGLKIMNYEEFNEDIQKKIDINQINEEWILQSNGFDILNNEMQRNIKRGMDLILALILMVVLSPLALITAIIIKCESKGPVIFKQTRIGENMKPFKVYKFRSMKLHDPKKYSKYTLDCDTRVTKFGKFIRKTRIDELPQLWNILKGTMSFIGPRPEWDILAKDYAEQINYYNLRHLIKPGITGWAQVMFPYGESLDDAKRKLEYDLYYLKHQDLILDVLIVAKTAKAVLFGKGK, encoded by the coding sequence ATGAAACTAAATAAAGATATACGCATACGTATATTATATATTTTTATTTTATATATGATTTATAGTCTTTTATTAGATAAATATGACTATGTAGTAAAATATTTAACAAATTTTATATTTATTTTATTTATATTTGTAAAGTTTGTATTTGGACAACTGGATTTTTATGCAGAACGTTTTAGGCTTAAAGATGTTTTTATAAATTTAGGAATTGATAGTATCTTTTCTGTAATGTTATATGCCTTTTGGAAGCGTTTTGATGTATTTTATATGTTTGGATTAATATTTGTGTTTCAAGTAATTTTTAGAAAAATTATATGCTCAATTTATATGAAAAAACAAAATGTATTAATATTTGGGTCAAATCATATAGACAATAACATCCAAGAAGATATTATAAATACCCTTGACTATAATTATATTGGATATATTTCAAATAATAAAACTAGAGCAACAAAATATTTAATTGGAAAATATGATGAAATGGAATCAATTATTGTAAAAAATAATGTGGATATTCTAGTAATTGTAAAAGATATAAAAAGTCCTGATTTTAAAAAATATTCAAAACGTATTTTTGATTTGAAAATTAATGGATTAAAAATAATGAATTATGAAGAATTCAATGAAGATATCCAAAAGAAAATTGATATAAATCAAATAAATGAAGAATGGATTTTACAATCAAATGGATTTGATATTTTGAACAATGAAATGCAAAGAAATATAAAAAGAGGAATGGATTTAATACTAGCATTAATTTTAATGGTCGTTCTTTCTCCTCTCGCATTAATTACTGCAATAATTATTAAATGCGAATCTAAAGGGCCAGTTATATTTAAACAAACAAGAATAGGCGAAAATATGAAACCTTTCAAAGTTTATAAATTTAGAAGTATGAAACTGCATGATCCTAAAAAATATTCAAAGTATACTTTGGATTGTGACACAAGAGTTACAAAATTTGGAAAATTTATTAGAAAAACAAGAATCGATGAATTACCACAACTTTGGAATATTTTGAAAGGGACAATGAGTTTTATTGGACCACGTCCAGAATGGGATATACTAGCCAAAGATTACGCAGAACAGATAAACTACTACAATCTAAGGCATCTTATAAAACCTGGAATAACAGGTTGGGCTCAAGTAATGTTTCCATACGGCGAAAGTTTAGATGATGCAAAGAGAAAACTTGAATATGACTTATACTATTTAAAACATCAGGACTTAATACTTGATGTGCTTATTGTTGCAAAAACGGCTAAGGCTGTTTTATTTGGAAAAGGGAAATAA
- a CDS encoding M3 family oligoendopeptidase, with protein MNFNDYKYEHLDLEKIKGEFSELIDSFEKAENVEGQIEAFDKIIKLRNHIETMQTLVSIRHSIDTNDEFYNKENEYMDEISPILFGFTNDFYSVLVNSKFKNELVEKYGKLLFDLAENTLKVFSNEIIPDAQEENRLSSKYSKLIASAKIDFDGKELNLSQMVPYTQSKDRNVRIEAAKKVAQFFSENQEEFDNIYDSLVKVRTKMAQKMGYKNYVEFGYKQLSRLEYDAKMVEGYRKQVLENIVPLHTELRKRQEKRLGVEKLRFYDEAIKFNSGNADPHGSPEWILNHGKTMYKELSKETDEFFTFMTENNLLDLLSKKGKMSGGYCTYIPKYKAPFIFANFNGTAHDIDVLTHEAGHAFQVYQSRGFEVPEYLWPTYEACEIHSMSMEFLTWPWMDLFFQNDTEKYKFIHLSEALLFIPYGVTVDEFQHWVYENSEVTPQERREKWLEIEKKYLPTRDYGEANELKNGIFWFRQGHIFSSPFYYIDYTLAQVCAFQFWIKSREDREKAWQDYLNLCKLGGSKSFFELMKSANLKNPFEEGILAAVIPKIKEYLDSVDDMNL; from the coding sequence ATGAATTTTAATGATTACAAATATGAGCATTTGGACTTGGAAAAAATAAAAGGAGAATTTTCAGAGCTAATAGATAGTTTTGAAAAGGCAGAAAATGTAGAGGGACAAATTGAGGCGTTTGATAAAATTATAAAGCTGAGAAATCATATTGAAACTATGCAGACGCTTGTTTCAATTCGGCATAGCATTGATACTAACGATGAGTTTTATAATAAGGAAAATGAGTATATGGATGAAATTAGTCCAATTTTGTTTGGATTTACTAATGATTTTTATAGCGTTCTTGTGAATTCAAAATTTAAAAACGAACTTGTTGAGAAATATGGAAAATTATTGTTTGATTTGGCAGAAAATACATTGAAAGTTTTCTCGAACGAGATTATTCCAGATGCACAGGAAGAAAATAGATTATCCAGCAAATATTCAAAATTGATTGCCAGTGCAAAAATTGATTTTGATGGGAAAGAGCTTAATTTATCGCAAATGGTTCCCTATACGCAATCAAAGGACAGAAATGTGAGAATTGAAGCCGCAAAGAAAGTGGCTCAGTTTTTTTCTGAAAATCAAGAAGAATTTGACAATATTTATGATTCGCTTGTAAAAGTGAGAACTAAAATGGCACAGAAAATGGGATATAAAAATTATGTAGAATTTGGATATAAACAGCTTTCAAGACTTGAATACGATGCAAAAATGGTGGAAGGTTACAGAAAGCAAGTACTTGAAAACATTGTACCGCTACATACTGAGCTTCGTAAAAGACAGGAAAAAAGACTGGGAGTGGAAAAACTTAGATTTTATGACGAGGCTATAAAATTTAATTCTGGAAATGCTGATCCACATGGTTCACCTGAATGGATTTTAAATCACGGTAAAACAATGTATAAGGAATTGTCGAAGGAAACTGATGAATTTTTTACATTTATGACTGAAAATAATTTGCTTGACTTGCTTTCTAAAAAGGGGAAAATGAGTGGTGGATACTGCACTTACATTCCAAAATATAAGGCTCCATTTATTTTTGCCAATTTTAATGGGACTGCACATGATATTGATGTTTTGACGCACGAAGCAGGGCATGCTTTTCAAGTTTACCAAAGCCGAGGTTTTGAGGTGCCTGAATATTTATGGCCAACTTACGAAGCTTGTGAAATTCATTCAATGAGTATGGAATTTTTGACTTGGCCGTGGATGGACTTGTTCTTTCAAAATGATACAGAAAAATATAAATTTATTCATTTGTCAGAAGCTCTTTTATTCATTCCTTATGGGGTAACAGTCGATGAATTTCAGCACTGGGTTTATGAAAATTCAGAAGTTACTCCACAAGAGCGTCGTGAAAAATGGCTTGAAATTGAGAAAAAATATTTACCAACTAGAGATTATGGGGAAGCCAATGAATTGAAAAATGGAATTTTTTGGTTTAGACAAGGGCATATTTTCAGCTCGCCATTTTACTACATCGACTACACTTTAGCCCAAGTCTGTGCTTTCCAATTCTGGATAAAATCAAGGGAAGACAGGGAAAAAGCATGGCAGGATTATTTGAATCTATGTAAACTTGGAGGAAGTAAATCGTTCTTTGAACTTATGAAATCTGCCAATCTGAAAAATCCGTTTGAGGAAGGAATATTAGCGGCTGTAATTCCAAAAATTAAAGAATATCTGGATAGTGTCGATGATATGAATTTGTAA
- the cysK gene encoding cysteine synthase A, with translation MIYENILDLIGNTPVVKLKFLNEENIADIYVKLEKYNIGGSVKDRAALGMIEAAEKEGKLKPGGTIVEPTSGNTGIALALIGKAKGYKVIIIMPDSMSVERRSILAAYGAELILTEGAKGMKGAIAEAEKLAAENGYFLPQQFENPANPAKHYETTAKEILNDFPQIDAFISGVGTAGTLSGVGKRLKEERPGVQVFAVEPTTSAVLSGEQPGKHSQQGLGAGFIPGNYNPELVDEVIKITNEEAIEFATRASKENGLFIGISSGTAIAAAYKVAKKLGKGKKVLAILPDGGEKYLSVEVFRNNL, from the coding sequence ATGATTTATGAAAATATCTTAGACTTAATTGGAAATACACCTGTAGTAAAACTAAAATTTTTAAATGAAGAAAATATTGCTGATATTTATGTGAAACTGGAAAAATATAATATTGGTGGAAGTGTAAAGGATAGAGCGGCTCTTGGAATGATAGAAGCAGCTGAAAAAGAAGGAAAATTAAAACCAGGAGGAACAATTGTAGAGCCAACGTCTGGAAATACTGGAATTGCATTAGCTTTAATCGGAAAAGCAAAAGGATATAAAGTAATCATCATCATGCCTGATTCGATGAGTGTGGAAAGAAGAAGCATCTTGGCAGCTTACGGAGCTGAGCTAATATTGACTGAAGGGGCAAAAGGAATGAAAGGAGCAATCGCTGAAGCTGAAAAATTAGCGGCTGAAAACGGATACTTCCTACCTCAGCAATTTGAAAACCCTGCAAATCCTGCTAAACACTATGAAACTACGGCAAAAGAAATTTTGAATGACTTCCCACAAATTGATGCCTTTATTTCAGGAGTTGGAACAGCTGGAACTTTATCAGGAGTTGGAAAAAGATTGAAAGAAGAAAGACCTGGAGTGCAAGTGTTCGCTGTAGAACCTACAACTTCTGCAGTATTATCAGGAGAACAACCTGGAAAACATTCTCAGCAAGGTCTTGGAGCTGGATTCATTCCTGGAAATTATAATCCTGAACTTGTTGATGAAGTTATAAAAATAACAAATGAAGAAGCTATTGAGTTTGCAACAAGAGCTTCAAAAGAAAATGGACTATTTATAGGAATCTCTTCTGGAACTGCAATTGCAGCTGCTTACAAGGTGGCTAAAAAATTAGGAAAAGGAAAAAAAGTTTTAGCAATTTTACCTGATGGTGGTGAAAAATACTTATCAGTTGAAGTATTTAGAAATAATTTATAG